The proteins below come from a single Gordonia pseudamarae genomic window:
- a CDS encoding TetR/AcrR family transcriptional regulator: MTERVPQQERSRITREGLLRAAVDVLAEQGWSAATVATVAARAGVSRGAAQHHFPTREALVTATLEQIFADLTEVASSATATATATGEGDRVAAVVHRAVGIYTGKEFKAALQVWAAAASDPALRELILPLEAKFARAAHRMTVEALGHSDDQAHIHRIAQLTLDLARGLGLADTLSDDSTRRAQVVATYIDLVRSALGE; encoded by the coding sequence GTGACCGAACGCGTTCCGCAGCAAGAGCGTTCGCGTATCACCCGGGAAGGGTTGCTGCGCGCGGCCGTCGACGTACTGGCCGAGCAGGGCTGGTCGGCGGCCACCGTCGCCACCGTCGCCGCCCGCGCCGGGGTATCCAGGGGAGCCGCCCAGCATCATTTCCCCACCCGCGAGGCACTCGTCACCGCCACGCTGGAACAGATCTTCGCCGATCTGACCGAGGTGGCATCGTCGGCCACTGCCACTGCCACTGCCACTGGGGAGGGCGACCGCGTCGCGGCTGTTGTCCACCGCGCCGTCGGCATCTACACCGGCAAGGAGTTCAAGGCCGCGCTACAGGTGTGGGCGGCCGCGGCCTCCGACCCGGCCCTGCGCGAGCTGATCCTGCCGCTCGAGGCGAAGTTCGCCCGCGCCGCCCACCGCATGACCGTCGAGGCGCTCGGGCACTCCGACGACCAGGCACACATCCATCGCATCGCCCAGCTCACCCTCGACCTCGCGCGCGGACTCGGCCTGGCCGACACTCTCTCCGACGACTCCACACGCCGTGCCCAGGTTGTCGCGACCTACATCGACCTGGTGCGGTCGGCGCTGGGGGAGTGA
- the rpsL gene encoding 30S ribosomal protein S12, with protein MPTINQLVRKGRHDKPAKTKTAALKESPQRRGVCTRVYTTTPKKPNSALRKVARVRLTTSVEVTAYIPGEGHNLQEHSMVLVRGGRVKDLPGVRYKVIRGSLDTQGVKDRKQARSKYGAKKG; from the coding sequence GTGCCAACCATTAATCAGCTGGTCCGCAAGGGCCGCCACGACAAGCCGGCGAAGACCAAGACCGCGGCTCTGAAAGAGAGCCCGCAGCGTCGCGGTGTGTGCACGCGCGTGTACACCACCACCCCGAAGAAGCCGAACTCGGCGCTCCGGAAGGTCGCCCGTGTGCGACTGACCACCTCCGTCGAGGTGACCGCCTACATCCCCGGTGAGGGCCACAACCTGCAGGAGCACTCGATGGTGCTCGTCCGCGGTGGTCGTGTGAAGGACCTCCCCGGTGTTCGTTACAAGGTTATCCGCGGCTCGCTCGACACCCAGGGTGTCAAAGACCGCAAGCAGGCCCGCAGCAAATACGGCGCCAAGAAGGGATAA
- a CDS encoding integrase core domain-containing protein produces the protein MGSHGDSYDNVLAAALNSLFKTECIRNSVMRPTGGWKSVGDVETDVAEYIDWFNHRRPHGELKHVPPDQQVTFWYVDFRQTSGRARRHDGAAAARQGEVMAARFARANPALARAVTPVATRVARVYGGAVGVLLTAARRAGFPRLPGPASTIGLLAGAHVLALTFWLGPIGVVASAAAGSIAAAAIAWRVRSRPLDRYERAIAVQVFGDADWLDDVRLTSISVQNGRAFAFPGADGHTYLNLGRKGFAAPLDGNRLYPAIGQILVHELVHAWQIAHAPSLAAFLSHAADVQIRNELGDQVYRIGEDPVVWADCNLEQQATAVDRWYAGRRSATNRQMDPDGTDAATITAALHRNL, from the coding sequence GTGGGGAGCCATGGCGATTCGTACGACAACGTGCTGGCCGCAGCACTGAACTCGCTGTTCAAGACCGAATGCATCCGCAACTCTGTGATGCGACCCACCGGTGGCTGGAAGTCCGTCGGCGACGTCGAGACAGACGTCGCCGAGTACATCGACTGGTTCAACCACAGGAGACCCCACGGTGAACTCAAGCACGTCCCACCGGACCAACAGGTAACCTTTTGGTATGTCGACTTCCGTCAAACGTCCGGCCGCGCGCGGCGGCACGATGGTGCCGCCGCCGCACGCCAAGGCGAAGTGATGGCGGCCCGATTCGCGCGGGCGAACCCGGCACTGGCCCGGGCCGTGACACCGGTCGCGACCAGGGTGGCCCGCGTCTACGGCGGCGCCGTAGGCGTGCTGCTGACCGCCGCCCGTCGCGCGGGTTTCCCACGACTGCCCGGACCGGCGTCGACGATCGGTCTGCTGGCCGGCGCGCACGTGCTCGCGCTGACGTTCTGGCTCGGGCCGATCGGGGTGGTCGCGTCGGCGGCGGCCGGCTCGATCGCCGCCGCGGCCATCGCGTGGCGGGTGCGTTCCCGGCCGCTCGACCGGTACGAGCGGGCGATCGCGGTGCAGGTGTTCGGTGACGCCGACTGGCTCGACGACGTCCGCCTGACCTCGATCTCGGTTCAGAACGGACGGGCGTTCGCCTTCCCCGGCGCCGATGGCCACACCTATCTCAACCTGGGCCGCAAGGGATTCGCCGCCCCACTCGACGGCAACCGCCTCTATCCGGCGATCGGCCAGATCCTCGTCCACGAACTGGTCCACGCCTGGCAGATCGCGCACGCCCCGTCACTGGCCGCGTTTCTCTCCCATGCCGCCGACGTCCAGATCCGCAACGAACTCGGCGACCAGGTCTATCGCATCGGCGAGGACCCCGTCGTCTGGGCCGACTGCAATCTGGAGCAGCAGGCCACCGCCGTGGACCGCTGGTACGCCGGTCGCCGCTCGGCCACGAATCGCCAGATGGACCCCGACGGCACCGACGCCGCCACCATCACCGCCGCCCTCCACCGAAACCTCTGA
- the rpsG gene encoding 30S ribosomal protein S7 produces MPRKGPAPKRPLINDPVYGSPLVTQLINKILLDGKKSTAERIVYQALEQARDKTGTDPVITLKRALDNVKPTLEVKSRRVGGATYQVPIEVKPGRANTLALRWLVTFSRQRREKTMVERLANELLDASNGLGASVKRREDTHKMAEANRAFAHYRW; encoded by the coding sequence ATGCCACGTAAAGGACCCGCCCCCAAGCGTCCGCTGATCAACGACCCGGTCTACGGTTCGCCGCTGGTCACCCAGCTGATCAACAAGATCCTCCTCGACGGCAAGAAGTCGACCGCCGAGCGCATCGTGTACCAGGCCCTCGAGCAGGCCCGTGATAAGACCGGCACCGATCCGGTCATCACCCTCAAGCGTGCGCTCGACAACGTCAAGCCCACCCTTGAGGTCAAGAGCCGTCGCGTCGGTGGTGCCACCTACCAGGTGCCGATCGAGGTCAAGCCGGGCCGCGCCAACACCCTGGCCCTGCGCTGGCTGGTCACCTTCAGCCGTCAGCGCCGGGAGAAGACCATGGTCGAGCGCCTGGCCAACGAGTTGCTGGACGCCTCCAACGGTCTGGGCGCCTCGGTGAAGCGTCGCGAGGACACGCACAAGATGGCCGAGGCCAACCGGGCCTTCGCGCACTACCGCTGGTGA
- a CDS encoding enoyl-CoA hydratase family protein, translating into MTVLEKEIVVTETKVRQDVDAGVLTLTLDSPTNRNALSTTLVTQLGSGLAEAARNPDVRAVVLTHTGGTFCAGADLSEALASGATPEQASAQGTGAMIALMRSILELPKPVIARIDGHVRAGGFGLVAAADIAIGGPACTFALTESRLGLAPAVISLTVLPRLSSRAASRYFLTGEKFGPGQAVEIGLLTAAADDAEGIDAHMTDVLTGVRKASPQGLAASKALTTEHVLATFADSSARRAEESAALFGTDEAHEGMTAFLSKRKPAWDLT; encoded by the coding sequence ATGACGGTGCTGGAGAAGGAGATCGTGGTGACCGAGACCAAGGTGCGGCAGGACGTCGACGCGGGAGTGCTGACGTTGACGCTGGATTCGCCGACCAACCGGAACGCGTTGAGCACAACGCTTGTCACACAGCTGGGTTCGGGGCTCGCGGAGGCCGCGCGAAACCCGGATGTGCGGGCGGTGGTGTTGACACACACCGGTGGAACATTCTGCGCCGGAGCCGACCTGAGCGAGGCCCTGGCGTCGGGTGCGACACCCGAACAGGCGTCCGCGCAGGGGACCGGTGCGATGATTGCGCTGATGCGTTCGATCCTGGAACTGCCGAAGCCGGTGATAGCCCGGATCGACGGTCACGTACGGGCCGGTGGGTTCGGTCTCGTCGCCGCCGCCGACATCGCGATCGGCGGTCCGGCGTGCACATTTGCGCTCACCGAGTCGCGGCTCGGGCTGGCGCCGGCGGTCATCTCACTGACAGTGCTACCCCGGCTTTCCTCGCGGGCGGCCTCACGCTACTTTCTGACGGGAGAGAAATTCGGCCCGGGGCAGGCCGTCGAGATCGGTCTGCTCACCGCGGCCGCCGACGACGCGGAAGGGATCGACGCACATATGACCGATGTACTGACCGGTGTTCGCAAGGCGTCGCCGCAGGGGCTGGCGGCGTCGAAGGCACTGACCACCGAACACGTCCTGGCGACATTCGCCGACTCGTCGGCCCGGCGCGCCGAGGAGTCCGCGGCACTGTTCGGCACCGATGAGGCACACGAAGGGATGACCGCGTTTTTGTCGAAGCGGAAACCGGCCTGGGATCTGACGTGA
- a CDS encoding twin-arginine translocation signal domain-containing protein, with translation MPAVNRRPGTVSESPAPMTPLLSSADVGREQITTKISRRAFLGGVAATAAACVWVRPVNASPAQKLFCA, from the coding sequence ATGCCCGCTGTGAATCGGCGTCCGGGAACCGTGAGTGAATCACCGGCACCGATGACTCCCTTATTGTCGAGTGCCGACGTCGGAAGGGAGCAGATAACGACAAAGATTTCGCGACGGGCGTTTCTCGGTGGTGTGGCGGCCACCGCGGCGGCCTGCGTTTGGGTGAGGCCGGTGAATGCCTCACCAGCCCAAAAGTTGTTCTGCGCATAG